The stretch of DNA GGTTTTATTGCGATAAAAAAAGGAAAGAAAACCAATTCCGTTGCTCTAATTGCTTCGGGTAAACATTTAATATCAGACACATTAACCACCATAGGTGTTATTGTTGGTTTAATTATTATTTTATTTACACACATCATGTGGCTCGATAGTTTGGTTGCGTTAATCTTTGGTAGTGTTATCATTTTTACGGGTTATCAGATTATTAGAAAATCCATTTCTGGCATTATGGATGAAGCTGATGAAGAACTGCTAAAAAAATTAGTTAAGTGTATTAATCAAAATAGAAAATCCAATTGGATTGATTTGCACAACCTCCGAATAATTAAATATGGTAGCATTTTGCATATTGATTGCCACATGACCTTACCTTGGTATTTTAATATAAAAGAAGCTCATGCTGAAATTGATGAAATAGAGCGAATTGTACAAAAAGACTTTGGAAAAAGTGTAGAATTATTTGTACATAACGACTATTGTCAACCCCTCTCTTGCAGCGTTTGTACAAAAACCGATTGTAAGCACAGGGTTAACTCATTCGAAAAAGAATTGGAGTGGAACATCGAAAACGTTAGAACCAACCAAAAGCATCAAGCGTAAAACAAAAAAGAGAGCTGCTCAATTGAGCAGCTCTCTTTTTTGTTTTGATAGGTCTTTCAAAAATTATTTAAATACTTCATCACCAAGCTTAGTGTTAACTTCAACCGAAGTTACTTCCATATCTAACACTTGTGGACCAAAGCTTTGTTTAATTTTGTGAGCGAATTTAATTCCATTTACTTCCTTGTAATCAGAATATAAACCCATTACCACAAATTCACCACCCATATCTTCGTTTGTTTGAACTGACATGGTTTTAACCTGTAACCCTGAAGCTACATCATACCAAACCGTTTCTTTCTCACCAGAAGCCGATAGTTTTTCCATTTTGTAAGCTTCTTTGCCATCAAGCGGCTCAATACCTAATAAAGTGTGTTTAATACCATGTTTTTCATAATTTAACTCAGCAAACATCTCAGAACTTGCTTTTAAATCGTCTAAATCAGCGCCTTCTACATCTTTATTTCCTTGCATTCCACTTACTTTTCCAACAGTTCCATCAAAAGTTTGTTTTTGAATAACCATAGTACCCATAGCCATAACCATAGCAAATTTGTTTGGTGCTTTTTGGTAACGTGTAACGCCTATGGTTTGTCCTTGAATTGAAGCATTCATTTTAACAGTAAGGTCTTTAATTTTACTTAATTTCTTATCTAACGCTTTACCTTTAGGCAAACCATATTTTGCCTTTATTGCATTATCCAATACTGTTTGTGCTGTAACACCAGCAGGAGCTTGTTTTAAAGCTTCTACATAGTCATTTCCATAATTATCGTAAAAACTAACTTTACCGTCAGCACTAAAAGATTTTACTTTTTCAGCTACAGCTTTATCTCCAATAATTAAAATTACTGCATTATCAGGTTTGATGTATTTTTCAGCCACAGCTTTAATGTCATCAACAGTAACTGCATTTAATTTTTGTAGATACGTAGTATAATAATCTTCTGGAAGTTTATATTTTGCAATATTTAAAGCAAAATTGGCAATAGTTTGAGGGTCTTGTAGCGAGTAAGCAAATGTTCCCGTTAAATAACTTTTAATATCTTGCAATTCTTGTTCAGAAACTTTCTCTGTAGCAATCCTTCTTAATTCAACCATAAATTGAATGATTGCACTATCAGTAACCTCGTTTCTAACTTTAGCACTAGCATTAAATCTACCTACTAATTCATCTGGATTAATTGACGAATAAGCACCATAAGTATACCCATGTCCTTCACGTAAATTCATAAACAATCTACCAGTCATTCCTCCACCTAAAATTGAATTTAACATTTTAACCTTAATCACATCAGGGTTATTCTGTTTTAAACTAATTGGGTATGTAATGTTTATTAATGACTGTGTAGAACCTTCTTTGTGAACAAACGCAACAGTAGTTTTTTCTGGTGCCATTGGCGTTTTAAATTTATTTACTGGCACTTCAGCTTTTTCCCATTTCGCAAAATATTTTTCTACTAACGGTTTTGCTTCTTCTAAAGTAATGTCACCAACAACTGCTAAATAAGACACATTTGGTCTGAAATAAGTTTTGTAATAATCAACACATTTTTCTAAAGTGATGTTTTCAACTGTTTTCTCAGTAGAAATTTCTCCATAAGGATGGTTTTTACCATAAAGTAAAGCAGAAGCAACATTTCCAGCAATTGCATCAGGATTGTCTTTTGAACTTTGAATACCTGAAATGGTTTGTTTTTTAATTTTATCTAATTCCTCTTGTGTAAAAACAGCATTCATTAAAACATCAGACATTAAATCCAATAATTTTTCTTGGTGTTTTTTTAATGATGAAGCGTATATTCCATCAGCATAAGGTTTTAAATCTGCTCCAATAAAATCAACTTGCTCATTAATCTGGTCTTTTGTTCTGTTTTGGGTTTTAGTACCCAACAATTCACCAGTAGCCGATTTAAAGCCAACCATTTCGCCTTCTAATACAGGATCAACATCCAACGAAAGAGAGAAAGAAACTTTTGGTAATTTATGATTTTCTACTACAAACACTTTTAACCCATTTTCGAGTGTAAAAGATTGTGTTTTACCCAATTTTATTACTGGAGCTGCACCAGCTTTTGGCTTAATGCTTCTGTCTAATTTTTTTTGAGCAAATGTTACTCCACCTATAAATAATGTAGCAACTACTATTGATATAATTTTTTTCATCTTTATATATTTATTCAATACGTTAAATTCTATTAATTACTTTTTCTCTGATTTAGGTAAATAGTGTAAAACCACTCTATTATCCTTTCTAAAATATTCGTTGGCTACTCGCTTAATGTCTTCTCTAGTAACTTTTAAATAACGATCAATTTCGGTATTGATAAGATTTGCATCGCCATAATATACAGCGTAGTTTGCCAAGTTTTCGGCTATACCTTCTACTTTTGAATTCTGAGTAGTCATATCATTTTCTATCTGATTTTTTAATTTTTGAAATTCTTCTTCAGAAATCAATTCAGTTTGAACTTTTTCTACTTCTTTGTCGATTGCAGTCTCTAAGTCGTTAATAGCAACACCCATATTGGTTACACCAAACATTAAAGCCATTCCTGGATCTTCGGTAGGAAAAGGAAATGCTCCAACGAAAATGGCTTTTTGTTGTTCATCAACAATACTTTTTTGTAATCTAGAACTTTTACCTTGCGATAAAATTTGAGCCAACATACTTACTGCATAAGAATCAGGTGTTCCTTGAGCTGGAGTATGATACCCCATCATAACTGCAGGCAATTGGACGTTATCATAAATAGTATCTCTAACTTCTTTACGTTTAACAGGCTCAACCAATTTAGGTCTATTCATTTCTTTCGTTCCCATTGGAATTTCACCGAAATATTTTTCAATCCACTTTTTCAATTCTGGTTTGTTAATATCTCCAGCTATAGATAAAGTAGCATTGTTAGGTACATAATACGTTTTATAGAAATCTCTAAACTCTTCAATTTTTGCTTGATTTAAATGTTCTAACGACCCAATTGGAACCCAGTTATATGGATGAACTTCAAAACCTCTTTTAAACATTTCTGGTAAAAATGTTCCGTAAGGTTGGTTATCGTAACGCTGACGATATTCTTCCTTTACCACTTCTCGTTGAGTTTCAACACCTGTCTCATCAATTTTTGCATGCAACATTCTTTCCGATTCTAACCATAAACCCAATTCCAATTGATTAGATGGTAAAATTTCAAAGTAAAACGTTCTATCGAATGAGGTGTTTGCATTTAAAATCCCTCCGTTGCTTTGAACAATTTTCATGTACTCACCTCTTCCAATGTTTTCAGAACCTTCAAATAATAAATGTTCAAAGAAATGTGCAAAACCAGTTCTTTCAGGGTTTTCATTTTTTGAACCAACATGATACAACACCGTTACTGCTACTATTGGAGTTGAATGGTCTTCATGTAAAATAACATTCATCCCATTTTTTAGTTTGTATTGTTCAAACTCAATTTTGTTTTGCGCCCCTGCAACCATTGAAATGGAAAAAATGGCAGCTGACAATAAAATTTTTCTCATATACTATATTTAGTTTATTACAAATTTAAAGTTGCTAATGTAATTATATACTTCATCTTTTTAAAACTGAATTACACTAATGGTAAAATAAGTAGTTGACTGGAAAATTTTACATAGAAGTGTTGCGGAATATTATTTTTTTATCAAAATTTTTAATACATTGGTCGAAGATATTCAGTAACTAGTATGAATTTTATTACAGAAGTCGATTTAGAGAAATGTGTTATAACGCTATATGATAACCGCATTGTTAAAATTCGATTTAAAGACGGAATTGCTTTTGAATTAGATGATGCCATAGAAGCTAATCAAACCATGTTCAATTTAGCTAAAGGAAATTCTTTTTTATCTTTAGTTGATTCTATTAATGTAAGAGGGGAAATTTCTAATGAAGCTCTTAATCATTTTGCAAAACACCCCTTAACAAAAGGTGTTAGAGTTGCAGAAGCTATTGTAATAGATAGCTTGCACAATAGGATACTGGCTAACTTCTATGTGAAATTTACAAAATCACATAATCCCGTTAAAGTTTTTAGTAAAATGGATTCTGCTATTAAATGGTTATTAGATTCTTACAGTAAACACCACTAATTGTTTTCATTCTCTTTGTAATCAATGGTATAATTTTCTTCATCGTATCCCGATTTCCAATATTCTATTTTCTCATCTTCATCATCGTCTTGCTCTTCATTCCAAACAAAAACTTCTTTTTGCAGACCTTCTTTACGATAAAATATCGCTAAAATTATTCCTGAAACAAATCCCCAAAAATGAGCCTCGTATGATATTTCTAACTTTATTGGAAATATACCCCAAACCATGCTCCCGTATACTAAAACTACAAAAAACGAAAGTGCAATAAGCTGTTTGTTTAATCGAATAAACCCGCTAACCAATAAAAAAGAAAATAAGCCATAAATCAATCCACTTGCTCCAAAATGATATGCCTCACGAGCCATAATCCAAGTCCAAAATCCACCCATTAAAACTATCCATACTACAATTTTAAGTGCTACTGGTTTGTAAAAGTAAAATAACGATGAGCCTAATATTAATATTGGTATCGCATTATTAAACAAATGATTGAAGTTTCCGTGAATAAAAATAGCCGTAACAATTCCTTTTAAACCTTTTACATCTTTAGGATAAATACCAAATTGGTGTAAATTAAAATCAAATGCGTACTGAACAAAATGAATAATAGAAATTACTACTACAAAAATAGCAGGATAAAAAATGGCATTGATAAACTTGTTTAATTCTTGTTTGTCCACAAAACTAAATTAGCCATTATTGTACCATTGTAATTTTGTCATAACAAAATGTTAAATAGTGTTAAGAATAGTTCTGTTTGTAATTATTTATATACATTTGGAGAAATAAGAACATTTTCGATATGAAAGCTCAAGTTATTATTCTTACTTTATTTTTAGGTTTATTAAGCCTAAATGGTTTTGCTAAAACCAACGACCCACAGGAATCACAACAAAAGAAAACTGTTAAAAGTAAGTATGATTATAACTTGTTTAAACTTTTTTTTATTGAATTAAAGCAACCGCAAGCTGATTCTTTATCATTAAAAGATAAGCGCTCAGAGTATTACAAAAAACAAGATTAATTAGTTCATTCCTCGTTGTTTCTTCACATTTTCGTAAGCCTCTTGTACTTTTTGGAATTTCTCTTTAGCTGATTTTTGAAATTCTTCA from Flavobacteriales bacterium encodes:
- a CDS encoding cation transporter; the protein is MKNQQDNYNFQKIVAATGVVLFIVKLSAWYLTNSVAILTDALEGIVNVISAFIGLYSLYLSSLPKDKNHPYGHGKVEFISAALEGVMIAFAGLWIIFEAINHLINPQQIKELDLGIVLIVVAAIVNFIIGFIAIKKGKKTNSVALIASGKHLISDTLTTIGVIVGLIIILFTHIMWLDSLVALIFGSVIIFTGYQIIRKSISGIMDEADEELLKKLVKCINQNRKSNWIDLHNLRIIKYGSILHIDCHMTLPWYFNIKEAHAEIDEIERIVQKDFGKSVELFVHNDYCQPLSCSVCTKTDCKHRVNSFEKELEWNIENVRTNQKHQA
- a CDS encoding insulinase family protein yields the protein MKKIISIVVATLFIGGVTFAQKKLDRSIKPKAGAAPVIKLGKTQSFTLENGLKVFVVENHKLPKVSFSLSLDVDPVLEGEMVGFKSATGELLGTKTQNRTKDQINEQVDFIGADLKPYADGIYASSLKKHQEKLLDLMSDVLMNAVFTQEELDKIKKQTISGIQSSKDNPDAIAGNVASALLYGKNHPYGEISTEKTVENITLEKCVDYYKTYFRPNVSYLAVVGDITLEEAKPLVEKYFAKWEKAEVPVNKFKTPMAPEKTTVAFVHKEGSTQSLINITYPISLKQNNPDVIKVKMLNSILGGGMTGRLFMNLREGHGYTYGAYSSINPDELVGRFNASAKVRNEVTDSAIIQFMVELRRIATEKVSEQELQDIKSYLTGTFAYSLQDPQTIANFALNIAKYKLPEDYYTTYLQKLNAVTVDDIKAVAEKYIKPDNAVILIIGDKAVAEKVKSFSADGKVSFYDNYGNDYVEALKQAPAGVTAQTVLDNAIKAKYGLPKGKALDKKLSKIKDLTVKMNASIQGQTIGVTRYQKAPNKFAMVMAMGTMVIQKQTFDGTVGKVSGMQGNKDVEGADLDDLKASSEMFAELNYEKHGIKHTLLGIEPLDGKEAYKMEKLSASGEKETVWYDVASGLQVKTMSVQTNEDMGGEFVVMGLYSDYKEVNGIKFAHKIKQSFGPQVLDMEVTSVEVNTKLGDEVFK
- a CDS encoding insulinase family protein, which encodes MRKILLSAAIFSISMVAGAQNKIEFEQYKLKNGMNVILHEDHSTPIVAVTVLYHVGSKNENPERTGFAHFFEHLLFEGSENIGRGEYMKIVQSNGGILNANTSFDRTFYFEILPSNQLELGLWLESERMLHAKIDETGVETQREVVKEEYRQRYDNQPYGTFLPEMFKRGFEVHPYNWVPIGSLEHLNQAKIEEFRDFYKTYYVPNNATLSIAGDINKPELKKWIEKYFGEIPMGTKEMNRPKLVEPVKRKEVRDTIYDNVQLPAVMMGYHTPAQGTPDSYAVSMLAQILSQGKSSRLQKSIVDEQQKAIFVGAFPFPTEDPGMALMFGVTNMGVAINDLETAIDKEVEKVQTELISEEEFQKLKNQIENDMTTQNSKVEGIAENLANYAVYYGDANLINTEIDRYLKVTREDIKRVANEYFRKDNRVVLHYLPKSEKK
- a CDS encoding rhomboid family intramembrane serine protease, with translation MDKQELNKFINAIFYPAIFVVVISIIHFVQYAFDFNLHQFGIYPKDVKGLKGIVTAIFIHGNFNHLFNNAIPILILGSSLFYFYKPVALKIVVWIVLMGGFWTWIMAREAYHFGASGLIYGLFSFLLVSGFIRLNKQLIALSFFVVLVYGSMVWGIFPIKLEISYEAHFWGFVSGIILAIFYRKEGLQKEVFVWNEEQDDDEDEKIEYWKSGYDEENYTIDYKENENN